In Lachnospiraceae bacterium, one DNA window encodes the following:
- a CDS encoding CD0415/CD1112 family protein — protein sequence MGSLFEWITDWIKEGLIDAITGQYTSIFNSVNNQVADVANQVGQTPQGWNGGVFSMIQNLSETVVIPIAGMILTFVLVYELIQMILEKNNMHEFDTFNIFKWIFKTFVATYLLTNCFTIVMAVFDVAQNVVSQSAGVINGNLDVQAALSDLETQLEAMGMWELIGLWLETNIINLCMWVLSIVIFVIVYGRMIEIYLTVSLAPIPFSTMANREWGQMGTGYLRSLFALGFQGFLILICVAIYAVLVQSIPSSGDVHGAIWGTAGYTVLLAFALFKTGSLSKSIFNAR from the coding sequence ATGGGCAGTCTGTTTGAATGGATAACAGACTGGATTAAAGAGGGCCTGATCGATGCGATCACCGGACAGTACACCAGTATTTTCAACTCCGTCAACAACCAGGTTGCGGATGTGGCAAATCAGGTAGGACAGACCCCGCAGGGCTGGAATGGCGGCGTGTTTTCCATGATCCAGAATCTTTCGGAAACCGTCGTCATTCCCATTGCGGGCATGATCCTTACCTTTGTTCTTGTGTATGAACTGATCCAGATGATTCTCGAAAAGAACAACATGCACGAATTCGATACATTCAACATCTTCAAGTGGATTTTCAAGACTTTTGTTGCCACTTACCTGCTCACCAACTGTTTTACGATTGTGATGGCGGTCTTTGATGTGGCCCAAAATGTGGTGTCGCAAAGTGCCGGTGTCATAAACGGGAACCTGGATGTGCAGGCGGCGTTGTCTGATCTGGAAACCCAGCTTGAAGCAATGGGAATGTGGGAACTGATTGGGCTGTGGCTGGAAACCAACATCATCAATCTGTGTATGTGGGTACTGTCCATCGTGATCTTTGTCATTGTATATGGCCGTATGATCGAGATTTATTTAACCGTGAGCCTTGCACCGATCCCGTTTTCCACAATGGCAAACCGGGAATGGGGACAAATGGGAACTGGGTATCTGCGTTCCCTTTTTGCCCTGGGTTTTCAGGGTTTTTTGATCCTGATCTGTGTTGCCATTTATGCAGTGCTGGTCCAGTCTATCCCATCGTCCGGCGATGTGCACGGCGCGATCTGGGGAACGGCGGGTTATACGGTGCTGCTGGCCTTTGCCCTGTTTAAGACAGGTTCGTTATCCAAATCCATATTTAATGCAAGATAG
- a CDS encoding MT-A70 family methyltransferase: MPETKQYGIIYADPPWHYDRKHGSGVAENHYPTMSIEEICALPVSELAAKDSALFLWATFPQLNEAFRVIDAWGFKYKTLAFLWLKQNRKADSWFYGMGFWTRSNAEVCLLATRGRPKRQCAGIHQFVISHIEQHSKKPDEVRDKIVKLMGDQPRVELFARQKTPGWDVWGNEVNCTLTMPERKG; this comes from the coding sequence ATGCCGGAAACGAAACAGTACGGCATTATCTATGCCGATCCGCCCTGGCATTATGACAGGAAACATGGAAGCGGCGTTGCGGAAAACCATTACCCCACAATGAGCATTGAAGAAATCTGTGCCCTGCCGGTATCGGAACTTGCCGCAAAAGACAGCGCCCTCTTTCTGTGGGCGACCTTCCCACAGCTCAATGAAGCCTTCCGGGTGATCGACGCCTGGGGGTTCAAATATAAAACGCTGGCTTTTCTATGGCTCAAACAGAACCGGAAAGCGGATAGCTGGTTTTATGGCATGGGCTTTTGGACCCGCTCAAACGCGGAGGTCTGCCTGCTGGCAACCAGAGGCCGTCCGAAACGCCAGTGTGCGGGAATCCATCAGTTTGTGATCTCCCATATTGAGCAGCACAGCAAGAAACCGGACGAGGTGCGGGATAAGATCGTAAAACTCATGGGCGATCAGCCCAGAGTGGAACTGTTTGCAAGACAAAAGACTCCCGGCTGGGATGTATGGGGCAATGAAGTGAACTGTACGCTGACTATGCCGGAGCGAAAGGGGTGA
- a CDS encoding PrgI family protein, whose amino-acid sequence MPYVPVPKDLTKVKTKLAFNLTKRQLICFSLAGLVGLPVYFFTRGAIGNSAAVLLMIGLMMPFFFFAMYERDGQPAEKILKNRLRYKLWPKDRPYRTDNLYKSMSKKEVTKIAKKQAAGSSGKASAKKHQAGQKDQSRCKAGQN is encoded by the coding sequence ATGCCTTATGTACCTGTACCAAAGGATTTAACCAAAGTTAAGACCAAGCTGGCCTTCAATCTGACGAAGCGCCAGCTTATTTGTTTCAGCCTTGCCGGGCTTGTCGGCCTTCCGGTGTATTTCTTTACCCGCGGGGCGATCGGGAACTCGGCGGCTGTACTTTTGATGATCGGGCTGATGATGCCCTTTTTCTTCTTCGCCATGTATGAGCGTGACGGGCAGCCGGCAGAAAAGATTTTGAAGAACCGGCTCCGTTATAAGCTCTGGCCGAAGGACCGTCCATACAGGACGGATAACCTGTATAAATCTATGTCAAAGAAGGAGGTTACAAAGATTGCCAAAAAACAAGCAGCAGGAAGCTCAGGAAAAGCGTCTGCAAAAAAACATCAGGCAGGCCAAAAAGACCAGAGCCGATGCAAAGCAGGGCAAAACTAA
- a CDS encoding recombinase family protein has protein sequence MAMMNEMEYRTIGSALAGGYRAAVYCRLSKDDDLQGESASIANQRDMLEKYCEKQGWEVVAVYQDDGFTGLNMERPDLQRMLRAIERRQINLVITKDLSRLGRNYLQTGHLIEDFFPRNGVRYIAMNDGIDTLRDNNDIAPFKNILNEMYSKDISKKVHSSYLLKAQKGQFTGCLAPFGYRKDPEDKNHLLIDEETAPIVRLIFGYALNGHGPNYIRRRLEEEKIPCPTWWNRERGLRNTRTKWEKKDPENGRYMWDFSVIKDLLMNPVYTGAIASQKKDYRFKIGTIGEKKPEDWIVVEGQHEPLIDRMSFDIVQNKLKSRQRPGQTNEISLFAGLIKCGECGKSLTIRYTNAKHPQQIYSCKTYNAFGKNHCTQHRIDYDTLYSHVLRKIRECARAALMDGEAVADRLTNTCEAEQREQREAMERSLTRDEERIEVLDKMVMRLYEDMIAGRISEQNFNTMLEKTQTEQAELKAKVSEGRKRLSDEVQLANDAKQWVEAIQEYANITELDVATLNRLIKEIVVHERIDEDKTRHISIEIHFNLKPIPEVEQVTA, from the coding sequence ATGGCTATGATGAACGAAATGGAATACAGAACAATCGGTTCGGCACTTGCCGGAGGGTATCGTGCAGCGGTCTATTGCAGGCTGTCAAAGGACGATGACCTGCAAGGCGAAAGTGCCAGTATCGCAAACCAGCGTGATATGCTGGAAAAATACTGCGAAAAGCAGGGATGGGAGGTTGTGGCAGTCTATCAGGACGATGGCTTCACAGGTCTTAATATGGAGCGTCCTGATTTACAGAGAATGTTGAGAGCCATTGAGCGCAGGCAAATCAACCTTGTCATCACGAAAGACCTCAGCCGACTGGGGCGTAACTATCTGCAAACCGGGCATTTGATTGAGGACTTTTTCCCAAGAAACGGTGTCCGCTATATCGCCATGAATGACGGTATCGACACCCTGCGTGATAACAACGATATTGCCCCGTTCAAGAATATCCTGAACGAGATGTACAGCAAGGATATTTCCAAGAAAGTCCATTCCTCTTATCTTCTGAAAGCGCAGAAAGGACAGTTTACCGGGTGTCTTGCCCCGTTCGGGTATCGGAAAGACCCGGAGGACAAAAACCATCTGCTCATTGACGAGGAAACCGCCCCGATTGTGCGGCTGATTTTCGGATATGCCCTAAACGGTCATGGTCCGAACTATATCCGCAGACGGCTGGAGGAAGAAAAAATCCCCTGCCCCACATGGTGGAACCGGGAACGGGGGCTTCGCAATACCCGCACCAAATGGGAAAAGAAAGACCCGGAAAACGGGCGGTATATGTGGGACTTCTCCGTTATCAAAGACCTTTTGATGAATCCCGTCTACACCGGGGCGATTGCTTCCCAGAAAAAGGACTACCGTTTCAAAATCGGCACGATTGGGGAAAAGAAGCCGGAGGACTGGATTGTGGTGGAGGGACAGCATGAACCGCTGATTGACCGCATGAGCTTTGACATTGTGCAGAACAAGCTGAAATCCCGCCAGCGTCCGGGGCAGACCAATGAAATCAGCCTGTTTGCCGGACTGATAAAATGCGGTGAGTGTGGGAAGTCACTGACGATACGCTACACAAACGCAAAACATCCCCAGCAGATTTACTCCTGCAAAACCTACAATGCCTTTGGAAAGAACCACTGCACCCAGCACCGGATTGATTATGACACCCTTTACAGCCATGTGCTGCGGAAAATCCGGGAATGTGCCAGAGCCGCCCTGATGGACGGGGAAGCGGTTGCCGACCGCTTGACCAATACCTGTGAAGCCGAGCAGCGGGAACAGCGGGAAGCAATGGAACGCTCCCTCACAAGGGACGAGGAACGGATTGAGGTTCTGGACAAAATGGTAATGCGGCTTTATGAGGATATGATTGCAGGGCGTATCAGTGAACAGAATTTCAACACCATGCTGGAAAAGACACAGACCGAGCAAGCGGAGCTTAAAGCAAAAGTGTCCGAGGGCAGAAAGCGGCTGTCCGATGAAGTCCAGCTTGCCAATGACGCAAAACAATGGGTGGAAGCCATTCAGGAATACGCCAATATCACAGAGCTGGACGTAGCCACCCTCAACCGCTTAATCAAAGAAATCGTCGTGCATGAGCGCATTGACGAAGATAAAACAAGACACATTTCTATCGAAATTCATTTTAATCTCAAACCCATCCCAGAGGTGGAACAGGTCACTGCCTGA
- a CDS encoding virulence-associated E family protein — MQPPQSIEEIKAGLETTEKGGVRQSIRNCLTVFQRDPLLSGAIAYNILTDRKDIIKPIGFHRESTALNDTDMKYLLLYLEETYGLTNEKKIDNAIGIVANENKYHPIRDYLNTLVWDGTERIRFCLRHFLGADADDYTYEALKLFLLGAISRAFQPGCKFEIMLCLVGGQGAGKSTFFRLLAVRDEWFSDDLRKLDDDNVYRKLQGHWIIEMSEMMATANAKSIEEIKSFLSRQKEVYKIPYETHPADRPRQCVFGGTSNALDFLPLDRSGNRRFIPVMVYPEQAEVHILEDEAASRAYIEQMWAEAMEIYRSGRFKLAFSPAMQRYLKEHQRDFMPEDTKAGMIQAYLDKYTGSMVCSKQLYKEALNHVFDEPKQWEIREINEIMNQCISGWRYFPNPRMFSEYGRQKGWERENPATDSGNPSEKTMDGFVEVTEQMELPF; from the coding sequence ATGCAGCCGCCCCAGAGCATTGAGGAAATCAAGGCGGGGCTGGAAACTACCGAGAAAGGCGGTGTCCGTCAGAGCATACGAAACTGCCTGACTGTATTCCAGCGTGACCCGCTGCTTTCCGGGGCTATCGCCTACAACATCCTGACCGACCGCAAAGACATCATAAAGCCCATCGGTTTCCACAGGGAAAGCACCGCCTTAAACGATACGGACATGAAGTATCTGCTTCTCTATCTGGAAGAAACCTACGGGCTTACCAATGAGAAAAAGATTGATAACGCCATCGGGATTGTGGCGAATGAAAACAAGTACCATCCCATCCGGGATTATCTCAATACCCTTGTGTGGGATGGGACAGAGCGAATCCGCTTCTGCCTGCGGCACTTTTTGGGGGCTGACGCAGACGATTACACCTATGAAGCGTTGAAGCTATTCCTGCTGGGTGCAATCTCACGAGCCTTTCAGCCCGGATGCAAGTTTGAAATCATGCTCTGTCTGGTAGGCGGTCAGGGGGCTGGCAAGTCCACCTTCTTCCGTCTGCTGGCAGTCCGGGACGAGTGGTTCTCCGATGATTTGCGGAAGTTGGACGATGACAATGTGTACCGCAAGCTGCAAGGTCACTGGATTATCGAAATGTCGGAAATGATGGCAACCGCAAACGCCAAGAGCATTGAGGAAATCAAGTCATTTTTAAGCCGGCAGAAAGAGGTTTACAAGATACCCTATGAAACCCACCCGGCAGACCGCCCCCGTCAGTGCGTGTTTGGCGGCACTTCCAATGCCCTTGACTTCCTGCCCCTTGACCGTTCCGGCAACCGCCGCTTTATCCCCGTCATGGTGTACCCGGAGCAAGCCGAGGTTCACATTTTAGAGGACGAAGCTGCTTCCAGAGCCTATATCGAGCAGATGTGGGCGGAAGCGATGGAGATTTACCGAAGCGGCAGGTTCAAGCTGGCTTTCAGCCCCGCCATGCAGCGGTATCTCAAAGAACACCAGAGGGATTTTATGCCGGAGGACACCAAAGCCGGGATGATACAGGCGTATCTTGATAAGTACACCGGGAGCATGGTCTGCTCCAAGCAGCTCTACAAGGAAGCCTTGAACCATGTCTTTGACGAGCCGAAGCAATGGGAAATCCGGGAAATCAACGAGATTATGAACCAGTGCATTTCCGGCTGGCGGTACTTCCCAAACCCAAGAATGTTTTCCGAATATGGCAGACAAAAGGGCTGGGAGCGTGAAAACCCGGCAACGGACTCCGGCAACCCGTCTGAAAAAACGATGGACGGTTTTGTGGAGGTCACAGAACAGATGGAGCTTCCATTCTGA
- a CDS encoding DeoR family transcriptional regulator, which translates to MNFEFMTIDTPLPPCMPFPRALTGFPVSSTAKVMYCRMLDAMLSKGQEDENGILFVCFPVTAIAAVLSRSPMTVKRSLNELETAGLIMRVRQGVGEPNRIYVLIPGKEDAALA; encoded by the coding sequence ATGAATTTTGAATTTATGACGATAGACACACCCTTGCCGCCCTGTATGCCTTTTCCCAGGGCGTTGACAGGATTTCCAGTCAGCAGCACCGCAAAGGTCATGTACTGCCGGATGCTGGACGCTATGCTCTCCAAAGGGCAGGAGGACGAGAACGGAATCCTGTTTGTCTGCTTCCCTGTCACAGCCATTGCCGCAGTCCTGTCCCGCAGCCCCATGACGGTCAAGCGTTCTTTGAATGAACTGGAAACCGCCGGACTTATCATGCGGGTGCGTCAGGGCGTTGGAGAACCAAACAGGATTTATGTGCTGATACCGGGAAAGGAGGACGCTGCCCTTGCCTGA
- a CDS encoding DUF3847 domain-containing protein gives MPDTSKLERLNREMEKSEKKLRKAINDEKALQHQLKQLTRKERTHRLCTRGGMLESFLQEPERLTDDDVMMLLKLIFHRQDTQELLKKLLEREKPETP, from the coding sequence TTGCCTGATACCTCAAAGCTGGAAAGGCTCAACCGGGAGATGGAGAAAAGCGAAAAGAAACTGCGGAAAGCCATCAATGATGAAAAGGCATTGCAGCACCAGTTAAAGCAGCTTACCCGAAAGGAACGGACGCACCGGCTCTGTACCCGTGGCGGTATGCTGGAAAGTTTTCTGCAAGAGCCGGAACGCCTGACAGATGATGATGTCATGATGTTGTTGAAACTCATTTTTCACAGGCAGGACACGCAGGAACTATTGAAAAAACTGCTGGAACGGGAGAAGCCGGAAACCCCTTAG
- a CDS encoding C45 family autoproteolytic acyltransferase/hydrolase, producing MYHAHFRGTHYEAGFRWGSLLLKHKNIILENIPFEITQERIDYALSCLPIYEKYYHEIMEEIQGLADGQQCDVRILQAVLFSMYSMPPSCNCSCFAFTTEHEILLGRNSDFLTEIERLNQNVVYKLTDGVYSFTGNTTAFVEIEDGVNEHGLAVGLTSVYPNQCKPGFNAGMIVRYLLEKCKNVSEAVSCLYQLPIASAQTLTLADAMGTITVIECNAEQIKVEKTLNNNLSFVCATNTFHFPEMIGYNNDKIDNWFAEERYQTLYSAFNRKNGGFNLPFAEKLLSGDYGFLCQYDRSTGKDTVWSVIYDMKRHKIYRSEGNPGRHKFKEDTRFQF from the coding sequence ATGTATCATGCACATTTTAGGGGAACACACTACGAAGCTGGTTTTCGGTGGGGTTCCTTACTGTTAAAACACAAAAATATAATTTTGGAGAACATACCATTTGAAATCACACAGGAGCGGATTGACTATGCTTTGTCCTGCCTTCCGATTTATGAAAAGTATTACCATGAGATTATGGAAGAAATTCAAGGTCTGGCAGATGGACAACAATGTGATGTCCGTATTCTGCAAGCTGTATTATTTAGTATGTACTCTATGCCGCCATCTTGTAATTGCTCTTGTTTTGCTTTTACAACGGAGCATGAAATTCTTCTGGGACGAAACAGTGATTTTCTGACAGAAATCGAAAGACTAAATCAGAATGTAGTTTATAAATTGACAGATGGAGTTTATTCTTTCACAGGAAATACAACTGCTTTTGTTGAGATTGAAGATGGCGTTAATGAACATGGTTTAGCGGTTGGTCTAACATCCGTCTATCCTAACCAATGCAAACCGGGATTTAACGCAGGTATGATTGTCAGATACCTGCTGGAGAAATGTAAAAATGTATCGGAAGCTGTCTCCTGTTTATATCAACTACCGATTGCTTCAGCGCAAACTTTAACCTTAGCTGATGCAATGGGGACGATAACAGTTATAGAATGTAATGCGGAACAGATAAAAGTAGAAAAGACATTGAATAACAATCTTTCTTTTGTCTGCGCAACAAACACTTTCCATTTTCCAGAAATGATAGGCTATAACAACGATAAAATTGATAATTGGTTTGCAGAAGAACGGTATCAAACATTGTATTCAGCTTTTAACAGAAAAAATGGAGGTTTCAATCTTCCATTTGCAGAAAAATTGTTGTCTGGGGATTATGGTTTTCTCTGCCAGTATGACAGAAGTACTGGTAAAGATACTGTCTGGTCAGTCATCTATGATATGAAACGACACAAAATTTATCGAAGCGAAGGGAATCCCGGACGACACAAATTCAAAGAAGATACTCGTTTTCAGTTTTGA
- a CDS encoding SpoVG family protein produces MSKTNTEKMAPETQTPEMANGMKLDVRVRPIAPMGNLLAFANVTIGGCFKIDGFRICSSEKGLYVNMPATQDKGGNWKDVCWPVTAEFRKQLNDALIDGYGQAIENLQATLEATKGAAEKPSLTGALKENAGKVKEQPTKPAPSKNEQAR; encoded by the coding sequence ATGAGTAAAACCAATACAGAAAAAATGGCGCCGGAGACACAGACGCCGGAAATGGCAAACGGCATGAAGCTGGATGTCCGCGTGCGTCCAATCGCCCCAATGGGAAACCTGCTGGCGTTTGCCAATGTTACGATTGGCGGATGCTTTAAGATTGACGGTTTCCGTATCTGTTCCAGTGAAAAGGGGCTGTATGTCAATATGCCCGCAACCCAGGATAAGGGAGGCAACTGGAAAGATGTCTGCTGGCCGGTTACGGCAGAGTTCCGCAAGCAGCTCAACGATGCCCTGATCGATGGGTACGGGCAGGCTATTGAAAATTTGCAGGCAACTCTTGAAGCAACAAAGGGAGCTGCGGAAAAGCCTTCCCTGACCGGTGCATTGAAGGAAAATGCCGGTAAGGTCAAAGAACAGCCGACTAAACCTGCCCCATCTAAGAATGAGCAGGCTCGCTAA
- a CDS encoding helix-turn-helix transcriptional regulator, producing MKGATSIQERLWELRKDKGLNLEELSKLTGISKSALGSYEKEDFKEINHGNLITLADFYGVSVDYLLCRTENREQINTSLTELHLNDEMVALLKSGRINNRLLCELATHKDFIKFLADIEIYVDGIATMQIQNLNALVDTVRHEIIERYRPGEDDPHLKVLQAAHISDDEYFSHMVLDDLNLIIRDIREAHKKDSESAPQTTVADELKENLEAVENFKGSRDEKLVVLYCKQLGINYKNLSDEEFRWLIRILKKSKKMGTPISQRKKR from the coding sequence ATGAAAGGAGCAACAAGCATACAGGAACGCCTTTGGGAACTCCGCAAGGACAAAGGCTTAAATCTGGAAGAACTATCAAAGCTGACGGGTATTTCCAAATCTGCTCTCGGAAGTTATGAAAAAGAGGATTTTAAGGAAATCAATCATGGCAACCTTATCACGCTGGCAGACTTCTATGGGGTTTCCGTTGATTATCTACTGTGCCGGACAGAGAACAGGGAGCAGATCAACACGTCATTGACGGAGCTGCATTTGAATGATGAGATGGTTGCTCTCCTGAAAAGCGGTCGGATTAACAACCGTCTGCTCTGTGAGCTTGCCACACATAAAGATTTTATCAAGTTTCTTGCAGACATTGAGATTTATGTGGACGGGATTGCCACCATGCAGATTCAAAATCTCAATGCACTTGTCGATACCGTCCGGCATGAAATCATTGAACGGTATCGCCCCGGCGAAGATGACCCGCATTTGAAAGTGCTGCAAGCCGCCCATATCAGCGATGATGAATATTTCAGCCACATGGTTCTGGATGACCTCAATCTCATTATCCGGGATATTCGGGAAGCTCACAAAAAGGACAGTGAGAGTGCGCCCCAGACCACCGTTGCCGATGAACTGAAAGAAAATCTGGAAGCGGTCGAAAATTTCAAGGGCAGTCGGGATGAAAAGCTCGTTGTCCTTTACTGCAAGCAGCTCGGTATCAACTATAAAAATCTGTCAGATGAAGAATTTCGCTGGCTCATTCGGATTCTCAAAAAATCAAAGAAAATGGGAACGCCTATCAGCCAAAGGAAAAAACGGTAA
- a CDS encoding MobA/MobL family protein, protein MPCPHNEITIVQRSQRQSAVAAAAYQSGEKLFCEYDQQVKHYSEKRGIVHNEILLPANAPPEYADRNTLWNAAEAVEKQWNSQLARRWVLTIPREIPPDQYAVLVREFCEQQFVSKGMIVDFAIHDPHPPGHNPHAHVMLTMRAMDEHGKWLPKSRKVYDLDENGERIKLPSGRWKSHKEDTVDWNDQKYCEIWRHEWEVIQNRYLEANDRPERVDLRSYARQGLDIIPTVHEGAAVRQMEKRGIQTNIGNLNREIRAANNLMKSIRQLIQNLKGWITELGEKRKELLAQKAAEEATLLPNLLMKYMEIRKEERKDWTRAGQNRGTSQDLKAVSEALSYLRQKGLSTVEDLEAFLESSGKSAADYRNQMKPKEARSKVIDGILASRTDCKECKAVYEKYQKIFFKKTKEKFKQEHPEVARYEKAAAYLAKHPDDKDSTQKELQEEQETLLEEIAALKTPLTEVQEDLKKLRDIRYWVRKATPGTEESKEPPKKQPIKEVLQDKADEKKAQRTAPVQTKHKQQDMEL, encoded by the coding sequence ATGCCCTGTCCACACAACGAAATCACGATTGTGCAGCGCAGCCAGCGACAGTCTGCGGTTGCCGCCGCTGCTTACCAGAGTGGCGAAAAGCTGTTCTGTGAATACGACCAGCAAGTGAAGCACTACTCGGAAAAGCGTGGTATCGTCCACAATGAAATCCTGCTCCCGGCAAATGCTCCGCCGGAGTATGCAGACCGCAATACCTTATGGAACGCCGCCGAAGCGGTGGAGAAGCAATGGAACTCCCAGCTTGCAAGGCGGTGGGTGCTTACCATCCCCAGAGAGATACCGCCTGACCAGTACGCTGTCCTTGTCCGGGAGTTTTGTGAACAGCAGTTTGTTTCCAAAGGCATGATCGTTGACTTTGCCATCCACGACCCCCATCCGCCGGGACACAATCCCCACGCCCATGTCATGCTCACTATGAGGGCAATGGACGAACATGGAAAATGGCTTCCCAAGAGCCGCAAGGTTTATGACCTTGACGAAAACGGGGAACGGATAAAACTTCCGTCCGGCAGATGGAAAAGCCACAAGGAGGATACGGTGGATTGGAACGACCAGAAGTATTGCGAAATCTGGCGGCATGAATGGGAGGTCATCCAGAACCGCTATCTGGAAGCCAATGACCGCCCAGAGCGTGTGGACTTGCGTTCTTATGCCAGACAGGGGCTTGATATTATCCCTACTGTCCATGAGGGAGCTGCTGTCCGGCAGATGGAAAAGCGGGGTATCCAGACGAACATCGGCAACCTGAACCGGGAAATCAGAGCTGCCAACAATCTGATGAAGTCCATCCGACAGCTTATCCAAAACCTCAAAGGCTGGATTACCGAGCTGGGAGAAAAACGAAAAGAACTGCTTGCACAAAAGGCGGCGGAGGAAGCGACACTTCTTCCCAATCTGCTGATGAAGTACATGGAGATACGAAAGGAAGAACGGAAGGACTGGACGAGGGCTGGACAGAACCGGGGGACTTCACAGGACTTAAAGGCAGTCAGCGAAGCCCTGTCCTATCTCCGGCAAAAGGGGCTTTCCACTGTGGAGGACTTAGAAGCATTTCTGGAATCCTCCGGGAAATCAGCCGCAGATTACCGCAATCAGATGAAGCCAAAGGAAGCCCGAAGCAAAGTGATTGACGGGATTCTTGCCAGCCGGACAGACTGCAAAGAATGTAAGGCTGTCTATGAGAAGTACCAGAAGATATTTTTTAAGAAAACAAAGGAAAAATTCAAACAGGAACACCCGGAGGTTGCCCGGTATGAGAAAGCCGCCGCCTACCTTGCCAAGCACCCGGACGATAAGGACAGTACCCAAAAGGAGCTGCAAGAGGAGCAGGAAACGCTTCTGGAAGAAATTGCAGCCCTGAAAACACCGCTGACCGAGGTACAGGAGGATTTGAAGAAGCTGCGGGACATTCGCTACTGGGTACGGAAAGCCACCCCCGGCACAGAAGAAAGCAAAGAGCCGCCCAAGAAACAGCCTATCAAAGAAGTCTTGCAGGATAAGGCTGACGAGAAAAAAGCACAAAGAACTGCCCCGGTGCAGACAAAACACAAACAACAGGATATGGAACTTTAA
- a CDS encoding CHC2 zinc finger domain-containing protein: MNVFETVKQSVTTRQAAEHYGIHIGRNGMACCPFHNDKTPSMKLDRRYHCFGCGADGDVIDFAAALYGLGKKEAAVQLAQDFGLSYEDWKPPGKAKKPKPRQKSPEEQFQEAKNRCFRILADYLHLLREWRKDYAPHSPEEAFHPRFVEALQKQAHVEYLLDVLLFGETEEKAALITDYGKDVIQLEQRMAELAAADAARTKKHHKRHAAAPEH, translated from the coding sequence TTGAATGTATTTGAAACTGTGAAGCAGTCCGTCACAACAAGACAGGCTGCGGAGCATTATGGAATCCATATAGGTCGGAACGGGATGGCTTGCTGCCCGTTCCATAACGATAAAACCCCAAGCATGAAGCTGGATCGGCGTTATCACTGCTTCGGCTGCGGTGCAGATGGGGATGTGATTGATTTTGCCGCCGCCCTGTATGGGCTGGGAAAGAAAGAAGCCGCCGTACAACTGGCACAGGACTTCGGGCTTTCCTATGAGGACTGGAAACCGCCGGGAAAGGCAAAAAAGCCCAAGCCCCGGCAGAAATCCCCGGAGGAACAGTTTCAGGAAGCAAAGAACCGCTGCTTCCGTATCCTTGCCGATTATCTCCACCTACTCCGGGAATGGAGAAAAGATTATGCCCCACACTCCCCGGAGGAAGCCTTTCATCCCCGGTTTGTGGAAGCCTTACAGAAGCAAGCCCATGTGGAATATCTGCTGGATGTGCTGCTGTTCGGGGAAACCGAGGAAAAAGCGGCTTTGATTACGGACTACGGAAAGGATGTGATACAGCTTGAACAGCGAATGGCAGAGCTTGCAGCCGCAGACGCAGCAAGAACTAAAAAACACCATAAACGCCATGCAGCCGCCCCAGAGCATTGA